The sequence gtggaataaggctgccctccccagaaaccttttgcaaaggctttgggagtacatccaggagagccgcaaatgccagggcaaattaaacaaacatacttgcttttaaactatgtatagtattttaaaaaggtacactcaccagaggtcccttctccgcctggcgggtctgggaggcagccttgggtgggttcgggggggtactggctccaggtccagggtgagatagttcctggctgtcgggaaaaccggttcctccgcttgcttgctgtgagctctcATCTTCCTCGTCTCCAAAACTTgcctctgtgttgcctccatctccactgaaggagtcaaacaacacggctggggtagtggtggctgaaccccctaaaatggcatgcagctcatcatagaagcggcatgtttggggctctgacccagagcggccgttcgcctctttggttttctggtaggcttgccgcagctccttaaatttcacgcagcattgcttcgggtccctgttatggcctctgtccttcatgccctgggagattttgacaaaggtt is a genomic window of Natator depressus isolate rNatDep1 chromosome 1, rNatDep2.hap1, whole genome shotgun sequence containing:
- the LOC141980540 gene encoding myb/SANT-like DNA-binding domain-containing protein 7 translates to MHWPGRQEKAHKLLNFNFLFAWSPAACHAGQSSSAEVTMMESQNRKRAPAWTEQEVRDLIAVWGEESVLSELRSSFRNAKTFVKISQGMKDRGHNRDPKQCCVKFKELRQAYQKTKEANGRSGSEPQTCRFYDELHAILGGSATTTPAVLFDSFSGDGGNTEASFGDEEDESSQQASGGTGFPDSQELSHPGPGASTPPNPPKAASQTRQAEKGPLLHVF